One stretch of Bradyrhizobium canariense DNA includes these proteins:
- a CDS encoding alpha-keto acid decarboxylase family protein has product MLEKPQNGTVASYLVARLEELGIEHLFNVSGSYCSGLLAEIAKNSRLKAVFTTYEMEAAYAADAYARIRGYGAMCGTYGVGALSALNGVIGAFVERCPVIVINGGPSTKQLDLEVDYGIMFLHSTGRLKTDLAIYSQVTTATAVIERAEEAPDKIDEVLIACMTHRRPVYIEISQDLWGQPCPLPVGKLGAALAPVNADSLAECLDDAMARLASAQRPVLWAGEELDRWQLHDEFAELLRASGVPYVTTLAGKSVLAETTRGFLGVYDGRFATPDLQEFVERADLIIALGTTITDFVGDIVAKDYGSMILASQGGIRIGHHIYPDVGLREFVVGMTQRLASHAPAPLPWDKAAVQHPGSGLASGDSPITFDLLFARMSDFVRDKLVIADTGLSLFASAGLPISDRQGYVSQSIWMSIGYSVGASVGAACAGTKRPVVFVGDAAFREGPQALSTLVQYKLPAVICVMNNGIMGIQQFMGHPQYYDSPQVQPDYYNLLSRWDYGALARAFGARHAQAKTLVEFDEALRQAAELTDSPILIDVMLNEKDIPSVIRHTIGRTAPEVVQANFEAPLLRRIVP; this is encoded by the coding sequence ATGCTTGAAAAGCCCCAGAACGGCACCGTGGCATCCTATCTGGTTGCCCGGTTGGAGGAGCTCGGCATCGAACATCTGTTCAACGTGTCAGGTAGCTATTGTAGTGGATTGCTTGCGGAGATCGCCAAGAACTCGCGGCTGAAGGCCGTCTTTACGACGTATGAGATGGAGGCCGCGTATGCAGCCGACGCTTATGCTCGTATTAGAGGTTATGGCGCGATGTGCGGGACCTATGGCGTGGGTGCCTTGAGTGCTCTCAACGGTGTCATCGGGGCTTTCGTCGAACGCTGTCCGGTCATCGTAATCAACGGAGGTCCCTCCACAAAGCAGCTCGATCTCGAAGTCGATTACGGCATCATGTTCCTACACTCGACCGGCCGGCTCAAGACGGACTTGGCGATTTATTCGCAGGTGACGACGGCAACGGCTGTGATCGAGCGGGCGGAGGAAGCGCCAGACAAGATCGATGAGGTTCTGATCGCCTGCATGACACATCGACGCCCGGTCTATATCGAAATCAGCCAAGACTTGTGGGGACAACCTTGCCCGTTGCCAGTGGGAAAGCTCGGCGCCGCGTTAGCGCCCGTCAATGCGGACTCGTTGGCGGAATGCCTAGACGATGCCATGGCGCGGCTTGCCAGCGCACAACGCCCTGTATTGTGGGCCGGTGAAGAGCTCGACCGCTGGCAATTGCATGACGAGTTTGCCGAGCTGCTGCGCGCGAGTGGGGTCCCTTACGTCACGACACTGGCTGGAAAATCGGTGCTGGCCGAAACGACAAGGGGCTTCCTCGGCGTCTATGATGGACGTTTCGCGACGCCCGATCTTCAGGAGTTCGTTGAGAGGGCCGATCTTATCATTGCACTGGGCACGACGATCACGGATTTCGTCGGAGACATAGTCGCGAAAGACTACGGCAGCATGATACTCGCGTCGCAAGGTGGAATACGCATCGGACACCACATCTACCCCGATGTCGGCCTCAGGGAGTTCGTGGTTGGAATGACCCAGCGGCTGGCAAGTCATGCCCCCGCTCCACTCCCATGGGATAAAGCTGCAGTGCAGCACCCGGGCTCCGGCCTCGCTTCTGGCGATTCACCCATTACTTTCGATCTTCTGTTCGCACGAATGTCAGATTTCGTGCGGGACAAGCTCGTGATCGCGGACACGGGCCTGTCACTCTTTGCCTCGGCTGGATTGCCGATTTCTGATCGGCAGGGATATGTGTCGCAATCTATCTGGATGTCGATTGGATACAGCGTTGGAGCATCGGTCGGTGCAGCCTGCGCCGGCACCAAGCGGCCGGTCGTGTTCGTGGGAGACGCCGCCTTCCGGGAGGGGCCACAGGCGCTCTCCACACTGGTTCAGTACAAGCTGCCCGCCGTGATCTGCGTGATGAACAATGGGATCATGGGGATCCAGCAGTTCATGGGCCATCCCCAGTACTATGACAGCCCGCAAGTTCAGCCGGATTATTACAATTTGCTCAGTCGCTGGGACTACGGCGCCTTGGCGCGGGCGTTCGGCGCACGGCATGCACAAGCCAAAACGTTGGTCGAATTCGACGAAGCACTACGACAAGCGGCTGAGCTCACCGACTCTCCGATCCTGATCGACGTCATGCTCAATGAAAAGGATATCCCGAGCGTGATCCGTCACACGATTGGACGCACGGCTCCCGAGGTGGTTCAGGCGAATTTCGAGGCGCCGCTGCTGCGACGCATTGTACCTTAG
- a CDS encoding NAD(P)/FAD-dependent oxidoreductase translates to MTEAAAWNVVVVGGGLAGCATAISLARRNVSVCLLHLMPARPQLAVGESVPPDVRKVLRELGLWEKFLEQRHEPSLGSCSAWGGTDLGYNDFVLNPHGCGWHLDRTRLDALLLDQANSCGVALFPISRFALLESASDGSTVLKTVAQDGAERRLTARYVVDASGSRSVVARQMGARQVVLDRLSFVYGIFDEPKAAITSQLTLLEAQELGWWYSARLPGTKLAVAFASDASIVRDHSLAREREWLALLSKTRHLAQMIEGYRLKDIVVRVAPTFRLDRVAGANWLAVGDAAAACDPICSQGIMNALEDGIRAAAAILDALNGHPDSKEHYAKYLDVRYTDYLANRNYFYGLERRWSESSFWTRRLSRNEKAPFSAERTISAAIPLVEFLEGSSYAR, encoded by the coding sequence TTGACAGAAGCAGCCGCGTGGAATGTTGTAGTGGTCGGCGGCGGTCTTGCTGGTTGCGCCACCGCTATTTCGCTCGCGCGGAGAAACGTCAGCGTTTGCCTGTTGCATTTGATGCCCGCGAGGCCGCAGCTGGCGGTCGGCGAGAGTGTCCCGCCCGACGTAAGGAAAGTTCTTCGAGAACTGGGACTGTGGGAGAAATTTCTCGAACAACGGCACGAGCCAAGCCTCGGAAGTTGTTCGGCATGGGGCGGCACGGACCTTGGCTATAATGATTTTGTATTGAATCCGCATGGTTGCGGTTGGCACCTGGATAGGACGCGGCTCGACGCCCTGTTGCTCGATCAAGCAAACAGCTGCGGTGTCGCTCTTTTTCCGATATCCAGATTTGCGTTGCTTGAGAGTGCCTCGGATGGAAGTACTGTCCTTAAAACGGTCGCCCAGGACGGGGCCGAGCGACGCTTGACGGCGCGGTACGTCGTCGATGCCTCGGGATCCCGCTCTGTCGTTGCGCGTCAGATGGGCGCGCGTCAAGTCGTTCTGGATCGATTGAGCTTCGTCTACGGAATCTTCGACGAGCCCAAGGCCGCCATCACCTCGCAACTCACCCTGCTCGAAGCCCAGGAACTTGGCTGGTGGTACAGCGCGCGGCTACCAGGCACCAAGCTCGCGGTCGCATTTGCCTCGGACGCGTCGATTGTCCGTGATCATAGCCTGGCGCGTGAGAGAGAATGGCTCGCCCTCCTCAGCAAGACGAGACATCTCGCGCAAATGATCGAAGGATACCGGCTAAAGGATATTGTCGTGCGCGTCGCGCCAACCTTTCGGTTGGACCGCGTTGCCGGGGCCAATTGGCTGGCCGTGGGAGATGCAGCCGCCGCATGCGATCCGATTTGTTCGCAGGGGATCATGAACGCGCTGGAGGACGGGATTCGCGCCGCCGCCGCCATCCTCGATGCCCTCAACGGACATCCCGACAGCAAGGAGCATTACGCCAAGTATCTTGATGTCCGATACACAGATTACTTGGCGAACCGAAACTACTTCTATGGTTTGGAGCGACGTTGGTCAGAATCGTCATTCTGGACGCGGCGACTTTCCCGCAACGAAAAGGCACCGTTTTCCGCCGAGCGGACCATTTCGGCGGCTATTCCGCTTGTCGAGTTTTTGGAGGGATCGAGTTATGCTCGATAG
- a CDS encoding S10 family peptidase has protein sequence MSLMPSEEPPSDQPLLDTVIYGARKDDSITDLSEASVTTQHELSIGGVELKYTARAGHLVTVDLYSGLPAAKIFYVAFTANVPNQKERPVTFFYNGGPGSSSVYLLLGSFGPRRIRTSMPYFTPPAPYALEDNPDSLLDRSDLVFINPVGTGYSAAIAPNKNKDFWGVDQDAGCIKQFIKRYLTVFQRWNSPKFLFGESYGTPRTCVLTWMLHEDGVDLNGVVLQSSVLDYSKTSNPIGALPTLAADAHYWNKVTIKPPPKDLPSFMETVEAFARGPYTKALSDYPKVDPKLLETLSEILGISAAMLRHWKLNPASDDSTPFLTSLRRDEGYAIGSYDGRTFADEQGIAGSINPDSGNNDPTITAVGGVYTTMWNVYLNEELKYTSVSPFLDSNDQAFANWDFRHIDPTGAHKGGPDSLYTAGDLAAAMSLNPNLKVFSANGYYDAVTPFFQTILNFQGMPLKGPDTADRIEIRNYPSGHMVYLDNDSRKAMKADLANFYKPRPLAAAALSDQQAAKIHGTRVRRRMSRTPY, from the coding sequence ATGAGCCTGATGCCTTCTGAAGAACCGCCATCGGATCAACCGCTTCTAGACACGGTCATCTATGGCGCGCGCAAGGATGACTCGATAACGGACCTCAGCGAGGCGTCGGTCACTACTCAACACGAGCTCAGCATCGGTGGGGTGGAGCTCAAGTACACCGCCAGGGCCGGCCATTTGGTTACGGTCGACCTGTACAGCGGGCTGCCGGCTGCGAAGATATTCTACGTGGCATTCACGGCGAATGTGCCAAATCAGAAAGAGCGTCCTGTCACGTTCTTCTACAACGGAGGGCCGGGCTCGTCGTCCGTCTACCTCCTGCTCGGTTCGTTCGGCCCGCGGCGCATAAGGACAAGCATGCCGTATTTTACGCCGCCTGCGCCCTACGCCTTGGAAGATAATCCGGACAGTCTCCTCGACCGTTCGGACTTGGTTTTCATCAATCCCGTCGGCACCGGGTACTCGGCAGCCATAGCGCCGAACAAGAATAAGGATTTCTGGGGAGTCGATCAGGACGCCGGATGCATCAAGCAGTTCATCAAACGTTATCTGACCGTCTTTCAGCGCTGGAATTCGCCAAAATTTCTTTTCGGTGAGTCATACGGCACGCCCAGAACATGCGTCCTCACATGGATGCTGCATGAGGATGGCGTGGACTTGAACGGCGTTGTCTTGCAATCCTCCGTCCTCGACTATTCCAAGACGAGCAATCCGATCGGGGCGCTGCCGACGCTGGCGGCTGACGCGCACTATTGGAATAAGGTCACGATCAAGCCTCCCCCCAAAGATCTTCCTTCCTTCATGGAGACAGTCGAGGCATTCGCTCGTGGCCCCTACACGAAAGCGCTATCCGATTATCCAAAGGTTGATCCGAAGCTCCTTGAAACCCTCAGCGAAATCCTTGGGATCTCGGCTGCCATGCTGCGCCATTGGAAACTGAATCCTGCCTCCGACGATTCAACGCCTTTTCTGACGAGTCTGCGCCGGGACGAAGGATATGCGATCGGGTCCTATGACGGGCGCACCTTTGCGGACGAACAAGGGATTGCAGGGTCAATTAATCCGGATTCCGGCAACAACGACCCGACGATCACGGCGGTTGGCGGCGTCTATACCACCATGTGGAACGTCTATCTTAATGAAGAGCTGAAATATACGTCGGTGTCTCCATTCCTGGATTCGAACGACCAGGCGTTCGCCAACTGGGATTTCCGGCACATCGACCCAACGGGCGCGCACAAGGGCGGGCCGGATTCTCTCTACACCGCCGGCGACCTCGCTGCGGCCATGTCGCTTAACCCCAATCTGAAAGTCTTTTCGGCCAACGGTTACTACGATGCTGTGACGCCGTTCTTTCAGACGATCCTGAATTTCCAGGGCATGCCGCTCAAGGGCCCAGATACGGCAGACAGGATAGAGATTCGAAATTATCCCTCGGGTCACATGGTCTATCTCGACAACGATTCACGGAAGGCGATGAAGGCTGACTTGGCCAATTTCTATAAGCCGCGACCGCTGGCTGCGGCCGCGTTGTCAGACCAGCAGGCCGCAAAAATTCATGGCACGCGCGTTCGTAGGCGCATGAGCCGGACTCCGTATTAG
- a CDS encoding S53 family peptidase, producing the protein MANRKMFPNSVIAIPTSGVTAHGLIVSAADPQSRDEKMDVSFSLGIPPALEKELEERVDKGETIPPQELTTKYAVDPTAAGTLQTWLKKEGFTITGVTPDRTTIYASAPASQVEASLGVHTVRVTREGQTYTAASDVPSLPEDIGGAVVNIGGLQPYRQARKHLRSYIQTTPEADGEEPAIANAPPYLVPEILKAYDGARLGLTGKGQEIAILIDTVPLDTDLTSFWTANGVAGSLARITKINVKGGALPTPSGEETLDAEWASTIAPDANVRIYASGTLSFIDLDRALDRIYADALAQPKLRIVSISLGLSEAYMAKGEVDAEEARFVRFAALGVNVFVSTGDAGSNPGPDGHHANGPLAAEWMSTSPHVVAVGGTSLRLANNGQVASETGWTGSGGGKSNFQPRPAWQQGHGVPAGNQRMVPDVGAAADPNEGALVILNGQRLQYGGTSWSAPIWAGLCALINEARQNNHKTPLPYLNSLIYPMIGSNCFRDELTGSNGAYSCGPGYDLVTGIGSPDLKQLAAKLA; encoded by the coding sequence ATGGCAAACAGGAAAATGTTCCCAAACAGTGTGATCGCAATTCCGACCTCCGGCGTGACTGCGCATGGCCTGATCGTCAGCGCGGCAGACCCGCAAAGCCGCGACGAGAAGATGGATGTAAGTTTCTCGCTCGGTATTCCGCCGGCGCTGGAGAAAGAACTGGAGGAGCGCGTCGACAAGGGCGAGACGATTCCGCCCCAGGAGCTGACGACGAAATATGCCGTCGATCCGACCGCCGCCGGCACACTGCAGACGTGGTTGAAGAAAGAGGGTTTCACCATCACGGGGGTGACGCCCGATCGCACCACGATTTACGCTAGTGCTCCGGCCTCGCAGGTCGAGGCGAGCCTTGGCGTACACACGGTGCGGGTCACACGGGAGGGCCAGACGTACACGGCCGCTTCCGACGTGCCAAGCCTGCCCGAGGATATCGGTGGCGCGGTGGTGAATATTGGCGGGCTGCAACCTTACCGACAGGCGCGCAAGCACCTCCGCTCGTATATCCAGACGACGCCAGAGGCGGATGGCGAGGAACCGGCGATCGCCAACGCGCCGCCTTATCTGGTTCCAGAAATCCTGAAGGCTTATGACGGCGCGAGGCTGGGCCTGACCGGGAAAGGACAGGAGATTGCGATTCTGATCGATACCGTTCCACTGGACACCGACCTGACGTCCTTCTGGACGGCCAACGGTGTGGCCGGTAGTCTGGCGCGCATCACCAAGATCAATGTTAAGGGCGGAGCGCTGCCTACCCCGTCGGGCGAGGAGACGCTGGACGCGGAATGGGCCAGCACCATCGCACCCGACGCGAACGTGCGCATCTACGCCAGCGGCACGCTCTCCTTCATCGATCTCGACCGTGCGCTCGATCGCATCTACGCCGACGCGCTGGCGCAGCCGAAGTTGCGGATTGTGTCGATCAGCCTGGGCCTAAGCGAGGCATACATGGCGAAGGGCGAGGTGGACGCTGAGGAGGCTCGATTTGTCCGGTTCGCCGCGCTGGGCGTCAACGTGTTTGTCTCGACCGGCGATGCTGGGTCGAATCCAGGGCCGGACGGCCATCATGCCAACGGTCCGCTTGCTGCCGAGTGGATGTCGACTAGCCCACACGTGGTGGCGGTGGGTGGCACGTCGCTGCGACTGGCGAACAATGGCCAAGTGGCGTCCGAGACCGGCTGGACCGGCAGCGGCGGCGGGAAGAGCAATTTCCAGCCGCGGCCGGCGTGGCAACAGGGCCACGGTGTGCCAGCCGGTAATCAACGGATGGTACCCGATGTCGGCGCAGCCGCAGATCCCAACGAAGGCGCGCTGGTGATCCTGAACGGTCAACGCCTGCAGTACGGTGGCACCAGCTGGAGCGCTCCTATCTGGGCAGGTTTGTGCGCACTAATCAACGAGGCGCGACAGAACAACCACAAAACGCCGCTTCCGTATCTCAATTCGCTGATTTACCCGATGATCGGCAGCAACTGCTTCCGTGACGAGTTGACTGGCAGCAACGGTGCCTACAGCTGCGGGCCAGGTTATGACCTAGTCACTGGGATCGGCTCACCAGATTTGAAGCAACTGGCCGCCAAACTGGCGTGA
- a CDS encoding LodA/GoxA family CTQ-dependent oxidase, which translates to MTTFRIHPAIGIARVGNSDGYVIAPETMAGSPPADGSKLTGGLPIRPGTASESIRSSDLRDASGALKRHAARFRLFSYKDSTSETWPRGDGDEVRIGDTVDGRKIADIIWTVHVANKKTNWFVLAEEDDKPQGIASYADGNLPDIRNPSLTQTGAPQPVDKLAVLALPDRLRKLVIDPGPRVISGKSADPVRFDAQTSAKYFDIARGATVEIPHYPKSFPCDELGQIESPSGLIDSLGELRTDSFGRLLVLGGRGRAVAWKIAGKSPLDDDVNNDQWFDDTSDGPVSATIVFDDGTRESAHGAWVTTTDPSFAPQILNVVSMWDDVYDVWVRQLELAPEIFDGSSEVYRETYKPTFDDQIAPILRSASQQHWIANLGQTGISAHAALAKITATTDPTGTSLAGLSAVFRDPSQNQTSNTTLMPLHLGDAGEAMLSLRKTQHFFLSQWNKGIGHFLAGAGSKLGPGEFLDKASLVNCIGGRLSPGIDLTFVMREPALYELPWKTSGGGPFRIRARALAYDANLVGDKAFLSVGYVPRHDDQLGLEPGDLSKFMALPWHTDYNSCATHPPDPAVPGNRTVFWSWPAQRPVAVYDASQLGWGPHSLDDSTNVFQLGPQLWSVRGWGTDAADAENWGRYQERKDMLYNWHRIGTVLQSPAIEPPIQHIEGDQQDITNAPEDWYLEVESQLRDTGRTPVTPFPNYATEITLPDTAQLGATPDSLNPNAVRELFYQLLNVDEYPGALRNARRYVEFWLKWAEAFSLNPAKASYDRMFFPFSAPALEARMQLIYQELSDDADAPDADPLFKTPADMVTRIKQFTPLNLLDGAWLRNIARTGPTDEVRALLFSIWMDEFGDGEVSKNHCNIYLDLCHSVGFYPPSLSSREFAFDTDFLDSAFTVPTFELAISQFTEDYYPEILGMTLQLEWEVLGLKPTRDLLVNFGLNPHFYVMHIGIDNAVNGHGRRALDAVLLYLQSIQEAGGSNGVAGAWRRIWNGYVAFGQIGSFGSDLYNLIKNPSSLKQRMIEMIKSKADFGSRNHQTHTLGGMPINELFAVPEQFLNIMVTSGLLTPGDWENSRLNQLIQFQTGPMFRVFTDDEIALLSDYTLSLSSPPKPTPPKGLPAAAAMEAVINQLKPQQVGTAGHTAHSLKDDSGIDHTVSWWFDQSPRTFMKALALPLNNFISPGNPAASAFFTHWIAPGGPMGNVFDAAAVASPGMTCRAVVERWITKGCPLTDEVIRMLRLTTPSTKRARHRTGRLYGMGSVH; encoded by the coding sequence ATGACCACGTTCAGAATTCACCCCGCCATCGGCATCGCGCGCGTTGGCAACTCCGATGGCTACGTGATTGCGCCGGAGACCATGGCAGGGAGCCCACCCGCCGACGGGAGCAAGCTGACGGGTGGATTGCCTATCCGACCTGGAACTGCATCTGAATCAATTCGCAGCAGTGATCTTCGTGATGCGTCCGGCGCTTTGAAGCGCCATGCTGCGCGGTTTCGCCTTTTCTCCTACAAAGACAGCACTTCCGAGACTTGGCCCCGTGGCGATGGCGATGAAGTTCGAATTGGTGACACGGTCGACGGACGCAAGATCGCTGATATCATCTGGACGGTGCACGTCGCAAACAAGAAGACTAACTGGTTCGTGCTTGCCGAGGAAGATGACAAACCGCAGGGGATCGCAAGCTACGCCGATGGGAACCTCCCGGACATCCGAAACCCGTCGTTGACGCAGACTGGCGCTCCACAACCCGTTGACAAGCTCGCGGTGCTAGCTTTGCCAGATCGCTTGCGCAAGCTCGTGATTGATCCAGGTCCGCGGGTGATATCTGGTAAGTCCGCGGATCCGGTTCGATTTGACGCTCAGACATCCGCCAAGTACTTCGATATAGCCCGTGGAGCGACTGTCGAAATACCTCATTACCCTAAATCATTTCCATGCGATGAGCTTGGACAAATCGAGAGTCCGTCAGGTCTGATCGACAGTCTTGGCGAGCTGCGAACAGATTCGTTTGGCCGGTTGCTGGTTCTAGGTGGTCGTGGGCGTGCAGTCGCGTGGAAAATTGCAGGAAAATCGCCTCTCGACGACGACGTCAACAACGATCAGTGGTTTGATGACACATCGGACGGGCCGGTCAGTGCGACGATTGTTTTCGACGATGGTACCCGTGAGAGCGCTCACGGCGCGTGGGTGACGACAACCGATCCCTCTTTTGCGCCGCAGATCCTCAACGTCGTATCTATGTGGGACGATGTTTATGACGTTTGGGTACGGCAGCTCGAACTCGCTCCCGAAATCTTTGATGGATCAAGTGAGGTCTATAGGGAAACCTACAAGCCCACCTTTGACGACCAGATTGCGCCGATCCTCAGGAGCGCGAGCCAACAGCACTGGATCGCGAACCTCGGTCAAACTGGTATCTCCGCGCACGCCGCTCTGGCAAAAATCACCGCGACTACCGATCCAACGGGGACTTCGTTGGCCGGCCTCTCGGCAGTGTTCAGGGATCCATCTCAGAATCAAACGAGTAATACGACTTTGATGCCTCTACATCTCGGCGATGCGGGCGAGGCAATGCTCTCCTTGCGGAAAACTCAACACTTCTTTCTAAGTCAATGGAACAAAGGGATTGGTCATTTTCTGGCGGGCGCTGGCTCCAAACTCGGACCGGGAGAGTTCTTGGACAAGGCCTCGCTCGTCAATTGCATAGGCGGCAGGTTGAGCCCCGGTATCGATCTGACATTTGTAATGCGAGAGCCAGCGCTCTACGAATTACCTTGGAAGACGTCGGGAGGAGGGCCGTTCCGAATTCGTGCTAGGGCGCTTGCCTATGACGCCAATCTTGTTGGCGACAAGGCATTCCTTAGCGTCGGATACGTCCCTCGCCACGACGATCAGCTCGGACTGGAGCCTGGCGACCTTTCCAAATTCATGGCGCTGCCGTGGCACACCGACTACAATTCATGCGCGACCCATCCACCCGATCCTGCGGTGCCAGGAAATCGGACCGTGTTCTGGTCGTGGCCAGCGCAGCGGCCCGTTGCGGTATACGACGCGTCGCAACTGGGTTGGGGTCCCCACAGTCTTGATGATTCGACCAATGTATTCCAACTCGGCCCACAGTTGTGGTCGGTGCGGGGCTGGGGCACTGACGCCGCCGATGCGGAGAACTGGGGGCGATACCAAGAACGAAAGGATATGCTGTACAACTGGCATCGGATCGGGACGGTGCTGCAATCCCCGGCGATTGAACCACCGATCCAGCATATCGAAGGCGACCAGCAAGACATCACGAACGCTCCTGAAGATTGGTACCTCGAGGTCGAGAGCCAATTGCGCGACACGGGCCGAACTCCTGTTACTCCTTTCCCAAATTACGCGACGGAAATCACACTTCCGGATACGGCCCAGTTAGGTGCAACTCCCGATAGCTTAAATCCCAACGCCGTCCGCGAGCTCTTCTACCAACTCCTAAACGTCGACGAGTACCCCGGAGCATTACGCAATGCTCGACGTTATGTGGAGTTCTGGCTGAAATGGGCCGAAGCGTTCTCACTCAATCCTGCGAAGGCCTCCTACGATCGTATGTTCTTTCCATTCTCTGCGCCTGCGCTTGAAGCTAGGATGCAGCTTATCTACCAGGAATTGTCTGATGACGCCGATGCTCCGGACGCCGATCCGCTGTTCAAGACGCCGGCTGATATGGTCACGCGCATCAAGCAGTTCACGCCTCTGAATTTGCTCGACGGCGCCTGGTTGCGCAACATCGCGAGGACTGGCCCGACTGACGAAGTTCGTGCACTCCTGTTTTCCATCTGGATGGACGAGTTCGGCGACGGGGAAGTGTCGAAAAACCACTGCAACATCTATCTCGACCTCTGTCATAGCGTCGGATTTTACCCACCATCACTGAGCAGCCGTGAATTCGCTTTTGATACCGATTTTCTGGACAGCGCATTCACAGTACCAACCTTCGAACTCGCGATTTCTCAGTTCACCGAAGATTATTATCCGGAAATTCTCGGTATGACGTTGCAACTGGAGTGGGAGGTGCTTGGTCTTAAGCCAACACGCGACCTGCTGGTGAACTTTGGGCTAAACCCACATTTCTACGTTATGCATATCGGAATCGACAACGCCGTAAACGGACATGGTCGTCGTGCTCTCGATGCAGTTCTTCTCTACCTTCAGTCAATACAGGAGGCTGGAGGCAGTAACGGGGTAGCGGGTGCTTGGCGGCGCATTTGGAATGGTTACGTGGCGTTCGGGCAGATCGGAAGCTTCGGTTCGGACCTGTACAATCTCATAAAGAACCCATCGAGCCTGAAGCAGAGAATGATTGAGATGATCAAGAGCAAGGCCGATTTCGGGAGTCGAAACCATCAGACTCACACTTTGGGCGGGATGCCGATCAACGAGTTATTCGCTGTGCCGGAACAGTTTTTGAACATCATGGTAACGTCCGGGCTACTGACGCCTGGTGACTGGGAGAACAGCAGGCTGAACCAGCTAATACAGTTTCAGACCGGACCGATGTTCAGGGTCTTTACTGATGATGAGATCGCTCTGCTGAGCGACTATACGCTGTCACTATCCAGCCCTCCAAAGCCAACGCCACCTAAAGGACTGCCTGCTGCGGCCGCTATGGAGGCAGTGATCAACCAGCTGAAACCGCAACAGGTCGGCACCGCAGGACACACCGCGCATTCGCTCAAAGACGATTCAGGAATCGACCACACGGTTTCTTGGTGGTTCGACCAATCGCCCCGCACATTTATGAAAGCGCTTGCCTTGCCGCTTAACAATTTTATATCGCCGGGAAACCCCGCCGCGAGCGCCTTCTTTACACATTGGATCGCTCCCGGAGGGCCGATGGGCAATGTATTTGATGCGGCGGCTGTAGCTTCTCCCGGCATGACGTGCCGCGCCGTCGTCGAGCGGTGGATTACGAAAGGTTGCCCGCTGACCGACGAGGTGATCCGAATGCTCCGGCTGACAACGCCTTCGACAAAACGCGCGCGGCACAGGACTGGACGCCTCTATGGAATGGGTAGTGTCCATTGA
- a CDS encoding LysR family transcriptional regulator, whose product MLDKKCTGDLDWEDVRYFAALAQHRSLSATARALRVNHATVSRRVAHLEALLGRALFERRAEGYVLTADGRAVLEEAKVMDSAALSVLRRLDASVELSGLVRLTAGRSLAEGFLIDRLDGLHRRHPGIDLEFIGEVRLLSLARREADIALRFGHPKGSELAARRVGTIYFGLYIAASLRSEPDALTRLPLIGFDREGDSIAEAEWLDQHFPGRRFAFRANSQIAQAAATRAGFGIALLPRYLADNDRQLAEIDCDAPMLERELWLLIRPDLTKVPRVRAVADYLVEIFRRERQRFAGHSPAAGSEAVEVQPAEEAAPER is encoded by the coding sequence ATGCTTGATAAGAAATGCACAGGCGACCTCGACTGGGAAGACGTTCGCTATTTCGCGGCGTTGGCGCAACATCGCTCGCTGTCCGCAACTGCCCGCGCGCTTCGCGTTAATCATGCAACGGTATCACGTCGAGTTGCCCATCTTGAGGCGCTTCTGGGACGAGCCTTGTTCGAGCGCCGAGCCGAGGGCTACGTACTTACGGCCGATGGCAGAGCAGTGCTGGAGGAAGCGAAGGTCATGGACAGTGCCGCGCTCTCGGTGCTGCGACGCCTCGACGCGAGCGTAGAGCTCAGCGGCCTCGTGCGACTTACTGCTGGGCGCAGCTTGGCCGAAGGATTTCTGATCGACCGGCTGGACGGGCTACATCGACGTCATCCGGGGATTGATCTCGAGTTCATCGGAGAGGTTAGGCTTCTAAGCCTCGCCCGAAGAGAAGCCGACATTGCTTTGCGTTTCGGTCACCCTAAGGGTAGCGAGCTCGCCGCGCGACGTGTTGGCACGATCTACTTTGGTTTATATATCGCTGCGAGTCTGCGCTCTGAACCGGACGCGCTGACGCGATTGCCACTCATCGGCTTCGACAGAGAGGGCGATTCGATCGCTGAGGCTGAGTGGCTTGACCAACATTTTCCCGGGCGCCGGTTCGCCTTCCGCGCGAATAGCCAGATAGCACAAGCTGCCGCGACACGAGCCGGCTTTGGAATTGCGCTGCTACCACGCTATCTCGCCGACAACGATCGGCAGCTTGCAGAGATTGACTGCGACGCGCCCATGCTTGAGCGCGAGCTCTGGCTCCTTATCCGTCCCGACCTGACCAAGGTACCTCGTGTTCGCGCGGTAGCCGATTATCTGGTCGAGATTTTCCGACGCGAACGGCAGCGCTTCGCAGGCCATTCCCCTGCCGCCGGGAGCGAGGCGGTGGAGGTGCAGCCGGCAGAAGAAGCGGCGCCGGAAAGATGA